A portion of the Paenibacillus hamazuiensis genome contains these proteins:
- a CDS encoding Na-translocating system protein MpsC family protein, whose protein sequence is MISVKGQYSIGVLKQEIIKIYNSINQEIFGIGIKSQKIDIAGDKVFIFATHKRIPALKILDESHRSITASVDSLLMEANKKMLKEQLEKTLGLKVRLVLKDYDPVTEYSGTVIVLDQPVE, encoded by the coding sequence ATGATTTCGGTGAAAGGTCAATATTCGATCGGCGTGTTGAAACAGGAAATTATTAAAATTTACAATTCGATCAACCAGGAAATTTTCGGAATCGGCATCAAATCGCAAAAAATCGATATCGCCGGGGACAAGGTGTTTATTTTTGCGACCCATAAACGGATACCCGCATTGAAGATATTGGACGAATCGCACCGCAGCATTACGGCCAGCGTGGACTCGCTGCTGATGGAGGCGAACAAAAAAATGCTGAAGGAGCAGCTTGAGAAAACGCTTGGCCTGAAAGTGAGGCTTGTGCTCAAAGACTACGACCCTGTGACTGAATATTCGGGGACCGTCATTGTATTGGATCAGCCCGTCGAATGA
- a CDS encoding DMT family transporter — MERANLYNPSGATVRAETTAKNGIMLVVIGAALWGIDPLFRILLLKTLTSAQLVLLEHILLLVFALPVLWRRRSELRGLLPKHLLAMLFIGWGGSAVATMLFTSAFAHGNPNTVLLLQKIQPLFAIGMARFVLKEALPRTFPALLIMALAGAYMLTFGLALPVGHWAELAAWGSLLSVGAAALWGGSTVMGRLLLDRMSFETVTAVRFVLALPLLAAVTWTEGAPWHMPSGAVPMMATAGNLLLQAFLPGLLSLLLYYRGLSGTKASYATLAELAFPAVGVLLNWLVFHQPVTMPQLAGFALIWFALYFVSREESQAP, encoded by the coding sequence ATGGAGAGAGCCAATCTGTACAATCCGTCCGGTGCAACGGTGCGGGCGGAAACCACCGCGAAAAACGGGATCATGCTGGTCGTCATCGGTGCCGCTTTATGGGGCATCGACCCGCTGTTTCGCATCCTGCTGCTCAAAACGCTGACATCGGCGCAGCTGGTGCTGCTGGAGCACATCCTGCTGCTTGTCTTCGCGCTGCCGGTGCTTTGGCGCCGCCGCTCCGAGCTGCGCGGACTATTGCCGAAGCACCTGCTGGCGATGCTGTTCATCGGCTGGGGAGGCTCGGCGGTGGCCACAATGCTGTTCACGTCGGCTTTCGCACATGGCAATCCGAATACGGTGCTGCTGCTGCAAAAAATTCAGCCTCTGTTTGCCATCGGCATGGCCCGCTTCGTGCTGAAGGAGGCGCTGCCAAGGACATTCCCGGCACTGCTTATCATGGCGCTTGCCGGAGCCTACATGCTGACCTTCGGGCTTGCGCTGCCGGTTGGCCATTGGGCCGAACTGGCTGCTTGGGGCAGCTTATTGTCCGTCGGCGCCGCGGCGCTGTGGGGCGGTTCGACGGTGATGGGCCGGCTGCTGCTGGACCGGATGAGCTTCGAGACGGTGACGGCCGTCCGTTTTGTGCTCGCGCTGCCGCTGCTTGCCGCGGTGACGTGGACGGAAGGAGCTCCGTGGCACATGCCGTCCGGGGCGGTTCCTATGATGGCCACTGCCGGCAATTTGCTGCTCCAGGCGTTTTTACCGGGACTGCTCAGCTTGCTGCTTTACTACAGAGGGCTGTCCGGGACGAAGGCGTCCTACGCCACGCTGGCTGAGCTTGCTTTTCCGGCCGTAGGGGTGCTGCTGAACTGGCTTGTATTTCACCAGCCGGTCACGATGCCGCAGCTCGCCGGCTTTGCATTGATTTGGTTTGCGCTGTATTTCGTTTCGCGGGAAGAATCTCAAGCTCCATGA
- a CDS encoding serine O-acetyltransferase translates to MQSITRAFTAIEIDPAAKIGKKFTIMHGAGTVIGSTAVIGDNCIIYQNVTIGGNAARILKKLSGHEARLKKTLLFSFFNDNISSIIPRNKMIKNEYGPSGQGENPDRR, encoded by the coding sequence GTGCAATCGATTACAAGAGCGTTCACCGCGATTGAGATTGATCCGGCCGCTAAAATCGGCAAGAAATTTACCATCATGCACGGAGCGGGTACCGTTATCGGTAGTACGGCTGTCATCGGAGATAACTGCATTATATATCAAAATGTGACTATCGGCGGAAACGCCGCCCGCATCTTAAAGAAGCTCAGCGGCCACGAAGCAAGGTTGAAAAAAACCTTGCTTTTTTCATTTTTCAATGATAATATTTCGTCAATCATTCCGCGTAACAAAATGATTAAAAATGAATACGGACCTTCGGGGCAGGGTGAAAATCCCGACCGGCGGTGA